A segment of the Campylobacter vulpis genome:
GAGTAGGTGTAGCACCTATAATTATGGTTTTATCATTTGCAAAAGTAAAATGAAACAATAAGCTAATAATTAAAATGAGTTTTTTCATTTTTTCTCCTTAAAAGCCCGGAATTAAAATATTTTTATAATTTTCCTCGATAAATTTCTTAAGTTTTTCGCTTCTTAAGACCTTATCAATAACTTTAGTTTTTGCACTTTGCGAATCCTCTGCTCTTACGACTATAAAATTAACATAAGGACTATCTTTATCTTCGATAAAAATAGAGTCTTTAACTGGATTTAAATTCGCTCCTAAAGCGTAGTTTGAATTAATCACAGCCACATCTACATCATCTAAAGCACGAGGTAATTGTGCAGCTTTAAGCTCGAGGAATTTAAGTTTTTTAGGATTCTCCACGATGTCAAGTGGGGTTTTTAAAACCTTATGATTAAGCTTAATGAGTCCCGCTTTTTCCAAAAGCTCCAAAGCTCTGCTTTCATTAGTCGGGTCGTTTGGAATAGCGATTCTAGCACCATCTTTTAATTCACTAAGATCTTTAAGTTTTTGACTAAACGCAGCCATAGGAGCAATCACGATAGGTGTAGTGGCGACTAAATCACTCTTGGCATTTTTATTGTATTCGTCCAAAAAAGGCTTATGCTGATATAAGTTTGCATCAAGTTCCTTGTTGCTCAAAGCCTTATTTGGCAGGATATAATCAGCAAATTCAACAATTTTAAGCTCATAACCCTCTTTTTTAAAATCTTCTCTCATATGCTCTATTAAACTTTCAAAAGGATTAGGTGTAAGTCCTATAATGATGGTTTTTTCATTGGCAAATAAAAAAGAAAAAAATAAAAAAAAGCTAAAAATAATTTTTGAGAAATTCATAGCTATCTCCTTGTAGCGAAATCCCTATTTAATAGGGATTAAAAAGCTGGAATTACAGCGCCATTGTATTTTTCTTC
Coding sequences within it:
- a CDS encoding MetQ/NlpA family ABC transporter substrate-binding protein codes for the protein MNFSKIIFSFFLFFSFLFANEKTIIIGLTPNPFESLIEHMREDFKKEGYELKIVEFADYILPNKALSNKELDANLYQHKPFLDEYNKNAKSDLVATTPIVIAPMAAFSQKLKDLSELKDGARIAIPNDPTNESRALELLEKAGLIKLNHKVLKTPLDIVENPKKLKFLELKAAQLPRALDDVDVAVINSNYALGANLNPVKDSIFIEDKDSPYVNFIVVRAEDSQSAKTKVIDKVLRSEKLKKFIEENYKNILIPGF